The following proteins are co-located in the Streptomyces bottropensis ATCC 25435 genome:
- the zwf gene encoding glucose-6-phosphate dehydrogenase, whose protein sequence is MTAEWHNPLRDADDRRLPRIAGPSGLVIFGVTGDLSRKKLMPAVYDLANRGLLPPGFSLVGFARRDWEDEDFAQIVHDAVREHARTEFREEVWQQLAEGMRFIPGDFGDDEAFKRLREAVEELDSSRGTGGNFAFYLSVPPKMFPKVVKQLKKHKLASPPEGSWRRAVIEKPFGHDLASARELNAVLHDVFDPEQVFRIDHYLGKETVQNILALRFANQMYEPLWNRSYVDHVQITMAEDIGIGGRAGYYDGIGSARDVIQNHLLQLLALTAMEEPAAFDAESLLTEKLKALKAVRLPEDLGRHTVRGQYAAGWQGGERVPGYLEEEGIDRSSTTDTYAAVKLGIDNRRWAGVPFYLRTGKRLGRRVTEIAVVFQRAPHSPFDSTATEELGQNAVVIRVQPDEGMTVRFGSKVPGTSMEIRDVTMDFAYGESFTESSPEAYERLILDVLLGDANLFPRHQEVEESWKILDPIEEYWAKQGRPAQYASGSWGPEEADEMLARDGRSWRRP, encoded by the coding sequence ATGACCGCCGAGTGGCACAACCCGCTCCGGGACGCAGACGATCGCCGGCTGCCCCGGATCGCGGGCCCGTCCGGGCTCGTCATCTTCGGGGTGACCGGTGACCTGTCCCGCAAGAAACTGATGCCGGCCGTGTACGACCTGGCCAACAGGGGCCTGCTGCCGCCGGGCTTCTCGCTGGTGGGCTTCGCGCGCCGGGACTGGGAGGACGAGGACTTCGCGCAGATCGTGCACGACGCGGTCCGCGAGCACGCCCGCACCGAGTTCCGTGAGGAGGTCTGGCAGCAGCTCGCCGAGGGGATGCGGTTCATCCCCGGCGACTTCGGCGACGACGAGGCGTTCAAGCGGCTCCGCGAGGCCGTCGAGGAGCTGGACAGCTCCCGGGGCACGGGCGGCAACTTCGCGTTCTATCTCTCGGTGCCGCCGAAGATGTTCCCGAAGGTCGTCAAGCAGCTCAAGAAGCACAAGCTGGCCAGTCCGCCCGAGGGATCCTGGCGGCGCGCGGTCATCGAGAAGCCGTTCGGCCACGACCTGGCCAGCGCCCGCGAGCTGAACGCGGTCCTGCACGACGTGTTCGACCCCGAGCAGGTCTTCCGCATCGACCACTATCTCGGCAAGGAGACCGTCCAGAACATCCTGGCGCTCCGCTTCGCCAACCAGATGTACGAGCCCCTGTGGAACCGCAGTTACGTCGACCACGTGCAGATCACGATGGCCGAGGACATCGGCATCGGCGGTCGCGCCGGGTACTACGACGGTATCGGCTCGGCCCGTGACGTCATCCAGAACCACCTCCTGCAGCTGCTGGCCCTGACCGCCATGGAGGAACCGGCCGCGTTCGACGCGGAGTCGCTGCTGACCGAGAAACTGAAGGCGCTCAAGGCGGTACGGCTGCCGGAGGATCTGGGCCGGCACACCGTGCGCGGGCAGTACGCGGCCGGCTGGCAGGGCGGTGAGCGGGTGCCCGGCTACCTGGAGGAGGAGGGCATCGACCGCTCCTCGACGACCGACACGTACGCGGCGGTCAAGCTCGGCATCGACAACCGGCGCTGGGCGGGGGTGCCCTTCTACCTGCGGACCGGCAAACGGCTGGGCCGCCGGGTGACGGAGATCGCGGTGGTCTTCCAGCGCGCGCCGCACTCCCCGTTCGACTCCACCGCCACCGAGGAGTTGGGGCAGAACGCGGTCGTCATCCGGGTGCAGCCGGACGAGGGGATGACCGTGCGCTTCGGTTCGAAGGTGCCGGGTACCTCGATGGAGATCCGGGACGTCACCATGGACTTCGCGTACGGCGAGTCGTTCACCGAGTCCAGCCCGGAGGCGTACGAACGGCTGATCCTGGATGTGCTGCTCGGCGACGCCAACCTCTTCCCCCGCCACCAGGAGGTGGAGGAGTCCTGGAAGATTCTCGACCCGATCGAGGAGTACTGGGCCAAGCAGGGCAGGCCCGCGCAGTACGCCTCGGGCAGTTGGGGCCCCGAGGAAGCGGACGAGATGCTCGCACGAGACGGACGGAGCTGGCGCAGGCCATGA
- the tal gene encoding transaldolase — MIIVTTETAVADTATDPLERLGDEGVSVWLDGLSRTRVSSGHLAKLVEKRHVVGVRTDPSVFRAAIGSGEGYEEQLGDLAVRGVTADEAVRMMTTADVRAAADVLRPVYEATAGRDGRVSIEVDPRLAHDTAATVAEARQLVRLVDRPNVMIKIAATRAGLPAITEVIGLGIGVEATLIVSLERHFEVMHAYLAGLEKARAAGLDLSAVHSVASFFVSRVDAEIDKRLTLLGTPQALALRGRAALANARLAYEAYEEVFGEAGDTAHPGSRWTALAGARANKQRPLWASTGVKNPAYKDTLYVDELVAPGTVSAMPEATLDAVADHGDIRGNTVSGGYAQARADLAAVEALGISYEEVVGLLENQGVAAFEAAWQELSDMVAKSLNSKGVDGE, encoded by the coding sequence ATGATCATTGTGACCACCGAAACAGCCGTGGCGGACACCGCCACGGACCCCCTGGAACGCCTCGGTGACGAGGGCGTCTCCGTCTGGCTCGACGGCCTCTCCCGCACCCGCGTCTCCTCCGGCCACCTCGCCAAGCTCGTCGAGAAGCGCCACGTCGTCGGCGTGCGGACCGACCCGTCCGTCTTCCGGGCCGCCATCGGCTCCGGGGAGGGCTACGAGGAGCAGCTCGGCGACCTCGCCGTGCGCGGGGTGACGGCCGACGAGGCCGTCCGGATGATGACGACCGCCGATGTGCGCGCCGCCGCCGACGTCCTGCGTCCGGTGTACGAGGCGACGGCGGGCCGGGACGGCCGGGTCTCCATCGAGGTCGACCCCCGGCTGGCCCACGACACCGCCGCGACCGTCGCCGAGGCCAGGCAGCTCGTACGGCTCGTCGACCGCCCCAACGTGATGATCAAGATCGCGGCGACGAGGGCGGGCCTCCCGGCGATCACCGAGGTCATCGGGCTCGGCATCGGCGTCGAGGCCACGCTGATCGTCTCGCTGGAGCGCCACTTCGAGGTGATGCACGCCTATCTGGCGGGCCTGGAGAAGGCACGGGCGGCGGGCCTGGACCTGTCCGCCGTCCACTCCGTGGCCTCCTTCTTCGTCTCCCGCGTCGACGCCGAGATCGACAAGCGGCTGACGCTGCTCGGTACACCGCAGGCACTGGCCCTCAGGGGCCGCGCCGCGCTCGCCAACGCGCGGCTCGCCTACGAGGCGTACGAGGAGGTGTTCGGCGAGGCCGGCGACACCGCGCACCCCGGCAGCCGCTGGACCGCCCTCGCCGGGGCCCGCGCCAACAAGCAGCGCCCGCTATGGGCCTCGACCGGCGTGAAGAACCCGGCGTACAAGGACACCCTGTACGTGGACGAGCTGGTCGCGCCCGGCACCGTCAGCGCCATGCCCGAGGCCACGCTCGACGCCGTCGCCGACCACGGCGACATCCGCGGGAACACGGTGAGCGGCGGCTACGCGCAGGCACGTGCCGACCTCGCCGCCGTGGAGGCGCTCGGCATCTCCTACGAGGAGGTCGTGGGTCTGCTGGAGAACCAGGGTGTCGCCGCGTTCGAGGCGGCGTGGCAGGAGCTGTCGGACATGGTGGCGAAGTCGCTGAACAGCAAGGGAGTTGATGGGGAATGA
- a CDS encoding amidohydrolase family protein, which translates to MIETPSLVDQYCHGVLRTELGLGTFEAHLARSEGPPAPGTTFFDTQTGFAVRRWCPPLLGLEPHCPPARYLARRRELGVLEAGRRLLRGSGITTYLVDTGLPGDLTGPGEMASTGEADAHEIVRLELLAEQVADTSGTVESFLANLAESVHAAAANAVAFTSVAGVRHGLAFAPEPPGPGEVRGAVGRWLAHRPVGGALTDPVLLRHLLWIAVASGRPLQLHAGLGEPGLRIDATDPVLLTDFARATAGLGTDLVLLHGYPYHRQAAHLAGVFPHVHVDLGAELVRTGARAAAVLAEVLELAPFGKLLFSSGAHGLPELHVVGARLFREALARVLGTWVAEGAWSPVDAQRVAGLIAAGNARRVYGLE; encoded by the coding sequence ATGATCGAAACGCCGTCCCTCGTGGACCAGTACTGCCACGGCGTACTGCGCACGGAGCTGGGCCTCGGCACCTTCGAGGCCCACCTCGCGCGCAGCGAGGGCCCGCCCGCGCCCGGCACCACCTTCTTCGACACCCAGACGGGTTTCGCCGTACGCCGCTGGTGCCCGCCCCTGCTCGGTCTGGAACCGCACTGCCCGCCGGCCCGTTATCTGGCCCGGCGCCGCGAACTGGGCGTCCTGGAGGCCGGCCGCAGACTCCTGCGAGGCAGCGGCATCACGACCTACCTCGTCGACACGGGGCTGCCCGGCGACCTCACGGGGCCGGGCGAGATGGCCTCCACCGGAGAGGCGGACGCCCACGAGATCGTCCGCCTCGAACTGCTCGCCGAACAGGTCGCCGACACCTCCGGCACCGTCGAGTCGTTCCTGGCCAATCTCGCCGAGTCGGTGCACGCGGCCGCCGCGAACGCCGTCGCCTTCACCTCGGTGGCGGGCGTACGGCACGGCCTGGCGTTCGCGCCCGAGCCGCCCGGCCCGGGAGAGGTGCGCGGCGCGGTGGGGCGCTGGCTCGCGCACCGGCCGGTCGGCGGGGCGCTCACCGACCCCGTCCTCCTGCGCCATCTGCTGTGGATCGCCGTCGCCTCGGGCCGCCCCCTCCAGCTCCACGCGGGCCTCGGCGAACCCGGCCTGCGCATCGACGCCACCGACCCCGTCCTGCTCACCGACTTCGCCCGCGCCACGGCGGGCCTCGGCACCGACCTGGTCCTGCTGCACGGCTACCCGTACCACCGTCAGGCGGCCCACCTCGCCGGGGTCTTCCCGCACGTCCACGTCGACCTGGGCGCCGAACTCGTGCGCACCGGCGCCCGGGCCGCCGCCGTGCTCGCCGAGGTCCTCGAACTCGCCCCCTTCGGCAAGCTCCTCTTCTCCAGCGGCGCCCACGGCCTGCCCGAGCTGCACGTGGTCGGGGCCCGGCTGTTCCGTGAGGCGCTGGCCCGGGTGCTGGGGACCTGGGTGGCGGAGGGCGCCTGGTCACCGGTGGACGCACAGCGCGTGGCGGGACTGATCGCGGCGGGGAACGCCCGGCGGGTGTACGGGCTGGAGTGA
- the tkt gene encoding transketolase gives MSTKPTTTDLAWTELDQRAVDTARILAADAVQKVGNGHPGTAMSLAPAAYTLFQKVMRHDPADPDWVGRDRFVLSAGHSSLTLYIQLYLGGFGLELEDLESFRTWGSKTPGHPEYGHTKAVETTTGPLGQGVANAVGMAMAARYERGLFDPEAAVGESPFDHHVFAVAGDGCLQEGISAEASSLAGHQKLGNLVLLWDDNHISIEGDTETAVSEDVTQRYEAYGWHVQRVEPKENGDLDPVALFAAIEAAKAVTDKPSFIAMRSIIAWPAPNAQNTEAAHGSALGADEVAATKRVLGFDPDKSFDVAAEVIEYTRALGERGREARAVWDKRLQEWRDGNAGRAAEFDRISAGELPEGWESHLPEFETGKGVATRAASGKVLQALGAVIPELWGGSADLAGSNNTTIDKTSSFLPADNPLPEADPYGRTIHFGIREHSMAAEMNGIALHGNTRIHGGTFLVFSDYMRNAVRLSALMQLPVTYVWTHDSIGLGEDGPTHQPVEHLASLRAIPGLNIVRPADANETAIAWAEILRRHATDPAPHGLALTRQGVPTYAPDSRAAKGGYVLQESSTGTPEVILIATGSEVQLAVGARERLEAEGVGTRVVSMPSVEWFEEQPREYREHVLPPSVKARVAVEAGIGLTWYRYVGDHGRIVSLEHFGASADAKTLFAEYGFTSEHVVAAARESLTAVRG, from the coding sequence GTGAGCACCAAGCCGACCACTACAGACCTCGCGTGGACCGAATTGGACCAGCGGGCCGTCGACACCGCCCGGATCCTGGCCGCCGACGCCGTCCAGAAGGTCGGCAACGGCCATCCGGGGACGGCGATGAGCCTTGCGCCCGCCGCGTACACCCTTTTCCAGAAGGTGATGCGCCATGACCCCGCCGATCCCGACTGGGTGGGCCGTGACCGGTTCGTCCTGTCCGCCGGCCACTCCTCCCTGACCCTCTACATCCAGCTGTACCTGGGGGGTTTCGGCCTGGAGCTGGAGGACCTGGAGTCCTTCCGCACGTGGGGTTCGAAGACCCCGGGCCACCCCGAGTACGGGCACACCAAGGCCGTCGAGACGACGACCGGGCCGCTGGGCCAGGGGGTGGCCAACGCGGTGGGCATGGCGATGGCCGCCCGTTACGAGCGCGGGCTGTTCGACCCGGAAGCCGCTGTCGGGGAGTCGCCGTTCGACCATCACGTCTTCGCCGTCGCCGGTGACGGCTGCCTGCAGGAGGGCATCTCCGCCGAGGCGTCCTCGCTGGCCGGTCACCAGAAGCTCGGCAATCTGGTGCTGCTGTGGGACGACAACCACATCTCCATCGAGGGTGACACCGAGACGGCCGTCTCCGAGGACGTCACCCAGCGGTACGAGGCCTACGGCTGGCACGTGCAGCGGGTGGAGCCCAAGGAGAACGGCGACCTCGACCCGGTCGCGCTGTTCGCGGCGATCGAGGCGGCGAAGGCGGTCACCGACAAGCCCTCGTTCATCGCGATGCGTTCGATCATCGCCTGGCCGGCGCCGAACGCGCAGAACACCGAGGCCGCGCACGGCTCGGCGCTCGGCGCGGACGAGGTCGCCGCCACCAAGCGGGTGCTGGGCTTCGACCCGGACAAGAGCTTCGATGTCGCCGCCGAGGTCATCGAGTACACGCGCGCGCTGGGTGAGCGGGGCCGTGAGGCGCGTGCCGTCTGGGACAAGCGGCTGCAGGAGTGGCGTGACGGCAACGCCGGGCGGGCTGCGGAGTTCGACCGGATCAGCGCGGGCGAGCTGCCTGAGGGCTGGGAGTCGCATCTGCCGGAGTTCGAGACGGGCAAGGGTGTCGCCACGCGTGCCGCGTCCGGCAAGGTCCTCCAGGCGCTGGGCGCGGTGATCCCGGAGCTGTGGGGCGGCTCCGCCGACCTCGCCGGTTCCAACAACACCACGATCGACAAGACGTCGTCGTTCCTCCCCGCGGACAACCCGCTGCCGGAGGCGGACCCCTACGGGCGCACGATCCACTTCGGCATCCGTGAGCACTCCATGGCCGCGGAGATGAACGGCATCGCGCTGCACGGCAACACCCGTATCCACGGCGGCACGTTCCTGGTGTTCTCCGACTACATGCGCAACGCCGTACGCCTGTCGGCGCTGATGCAGCTACCGGTGACGTACGTGTGGACGCACGACTCCATCGGTCTCGGCGAGGACGGCCCCACCCACCAGCCGGTCGAGCACCTGGCCTCGCTGCGGGCGATCCCGGGCCTGAACATCGTCCGCCCCGCCGATGCCAACGAGACGGCGATCGCCTGGGCCGAGATCCTGCGGCGGCACGCCACCGACCCGGCCCCGCACGGGCTGGCGCTCACCCGGCAGGGCGTGCCGACGTACGCGCCCGACTCCCGGGCGGCGAAGGGCGGTTACGTGCTCCAGGAGTCCTCGACCGGGACCCCGGAGGTGATCCTGATCGCCACGGGTTCCGAGGTGCAGCTCGCCGTCGGCGCCCGGGAGCGGCTGGAGGCCGAGGGGGTCGGGACGCGGGTCGTGTCGATGCCGTCGGTGGAGTGGTTCGAGGAACAGCCGCGCGAATACCGCGAGCACGTGCTGCCGCCGTCCGTGAAGGCCCGCGTGGCGGTCGAGGCGGGGATCGGTCTGACCTGGTACCGCTACGTCGGTGACCACGGCCGCATCGTCTCCCTCGAACACTTCGGCGCCTCCGCCGACGCGAAGACGCTGTTCGCCGAGTACGGCTTCACCTCCGAGCACGTCGTCGCCGCCGCGAGGGAATCACTCACCGCCGTGCGCGGTTGA
- a CDS encoding nucleotidyltransferase domain-containing protein: MTDSDTTAGLPAAATETAALVGRFLDELRDLSPLAVWAHGSLGGGDYQEGRSDLDLIAVVEGPVTARTAWRAGRLHARLRHAPQAANLHCTYLTPPTAADAGRPHLTWAHERLFRRTVTPVTRRELHTFGLVLHGEPPGALLPPVSDTELNAFVVRDQREFWRPALDKAHLWDRDIWVDLGLLTFARATATLREGRLISKREALDLLPTLGAPVEVVEDIRRRRYGQRTEEVRHRGELTRRFLAPAIDDLVRTYG; this comes from the coding sequence ATGACAGACAGCGACACGACCGCCGGCTTACCCGCGGCCGCAACCGAGACCGCGGCCCTGGTCGGACGCTTCCTCGACGAACTGCGGGACCTCTCCCCGCTCGCCGTCTGGGCCCACGGCTCCCTCGGCGGCGGCGACTACCAGGAGGGCCGCAGCGACCTGGACCTGATCGCCGTCGTGGAGGGCCCGGTCACCGCCCGGACCGCCTGGCGGGCGGGACGCCTGCACGCCCGCCTGCGCCACGCGCCGCAGGCGGCGAACCTGCACTGCACGTACCTGACGCCTCCCACGGCGGCCGACGCCGGGCGCCCGCACCTCACCTGGGCGCACGAGCGGCTGTTCCGGCGCACGGTCACCCCGGTCACCCGGCGCGAGCTGCACACCTTCGGTCTCGTCCTGCACGGCGAACCGCCCGGGGCGCTGCTGCCACCGGTCTCCGACACCGAGCTGAACGCCTTCGTCGTCCGCGACCAGCGGGAGTTCTGGCGCCCGGCGCTCGACAAGGCCCACCTGTGGGACCGGGACATCTGGGTCGACCTCGGGCTGCTCACCTTCGCCCGCGCCACCGCCACCCTGCGTGAGGGCCGGCTGATCTCCAAGCGCGAGGCCCTGGACCTGCTGCCCACCCTGGGCGCGCCCGTCGAGGTGGTCGAGGACATCAGGCGGCGCCGGTACGGGCAGCGGACCGAGGAGGTACGGCACCGGGGCGAGCTGACCCGCCGGTTCCTGGCCCCCGCGATCGACGACCTCGTACGGACCTACGGCTGA
- a CDS encoding heme o synthase: MTAVESRPPGVLGASSTSSSRGQRPIGARVMAFVALTKPRIIELLLITTVPVMFLAEQGVPDLWLVLATCVGGYLSAGGANALNMYIDRDIDALMERTSQRPLVTGMVTPREGLVFGLTLAAVSTAWFGLLVNWLSAWLSLGALLFYVVVYTMILKRRTSQNIVWGGIAGCMPVLIGWSAVTNSMSWAAVILFLVIFFWTPPHYWPLSMKVKDDYARVGVPMLPVVASNKVVARQIVLYSWVMVAVSLMLTVLGYTGWFYTAVAAVTGGWWLWEAHALQTRAKGGATGGKLKEMRLFHWSITYVSLLFVAVAVDPFLR; this comes from the coding sequence GTGACGGCCGTCGAATCCCGTCCACCGGGCGTGCTGGGCGCGAGCAGCACGAGCAGCAGCCGGGGTCAGCGGCCGATCGGGGCCCGCGTCATGGCCTTCGTGGCGCTCACGAAGCCGCGGATCATCGAACTACTGCTGATCACCACGGTTCCGGTGATGTTCCTGGCGGAACAGGGTGTCCCGGACCTCTGGCTGGTGCTCGCCACCTGCGTCGGCGGTTACCTCTCGGCGGGCGGCGCCAACGCGCTCAACATGTACATCGACCGGGACATCGACGCGCTCATGGAGCGCACGTCGCAGCGCCCCCTGGTCACCGGCATGGTCACCCCGCGTGAGGGTCTGGTCTTCGGCCTCACCCTCGCGGCCGTCTCCACCGCCTGGTTCGGACTCCTCGTCAACTGGCTGTCCGCCTGGCTGTCACTCGGGGCGCTCCTCTTCTACGTCGTCGTCTACACGATGATCCTCAAACGGCGTACGTCGCAGAACATCGTCTGGGGCGGCATCGCCGGCTGCATGCCGGTCCTCATCGGCTGGTCCGCCGTCACGAACTCGATGTCGTGGGCCGCGGTCATCCTCTTCCTCGTCATCTTCTTCTGGACTCCGCCGCACTACTGGCCCCTGTCCATGAAGGTGAAGGACGACTACGCCCGGGTCGGCGTCCCGATGCTCCCGGTGGTCGCCTCCAACAAGGTCGTCGCCCGTCAGATCGTCCTCTACAGCTGGGTGATGGTGGCGGTCTCCCTGATGCTGACCGTGCTCGGCTACACCGGCTGGTTCTACACGGCGGTCGCCGCGGTCACCGGCGGCTGGTGGCTCTGGGAGGCGCACGCCCTCCAGACCCGCGCGAAGGGCGGCGCGACCGGCGGCAAGCTCAAGGAGATGCGCCTGTTCCACTGGTCGATCACCTACGTGTCGCTGCTCTTCGTGGCGGTCGCGGTGGACCCCTTCCTGCGCTGA
- a CDS encoding COX15/CtaA family protein, producing the protein MVGVPKPTRDDLVSAARNPLAFIADRWTPDPRTVRRAALAALVMAVVIVVTGGAVRLTGSGLGCPTWPKCTDDSLTATREMGVHGYIEFGNRMLTYVLCAAVGWAIVAARSQKPYRRSLTRLGWAQFWVVMSNAVLGGIVVLVGLNPYTVAAHFLLSTALIAVAAVMWHRTGEGDTAPRPVVGQAVRQLVAILVGVTLLLIAVGTVVTGAGPHAGDSSEVHRIPLNWENVTKLHAVLAWIVVTLAFALWFVLKAVDAPRAPLDRTRDLFLVLLAQGAVGYVQYFTDLPEILVGAHMLGSCLVWIATLRVLLSLRERPADETDAPGPAVTETPVAAHG; encoded by the coding sequence ATGGTGGGCGTGCCGAAACCGACCCGCGACGACCTCGTCTCCGCTGCGCGCAACCCGCTCGCCTTCATCGCCGACCGCTGGACCCCGGACCCCAGAACGGTCCGCCGGGCGGCCCTCGCCGCCCTCGTCATGGCGGTGGTCATCGTGGTGACCGGCGGTGCCGTGCGGCTCACCGGGTCGGGCCTCGGCTGCCCGACCTGGCCCAAGTGCACCGACGACTCGCTCACCGCGACCCGTGAGATGGGCGTCCACGGCTACATCGAGTTCGGCAACCGCATGCTGACGTACGTGCTGTGCGCGGCGGTCGGCTGGGCGATCGTCGCCGCGCGCTCGCAGAAGCCGTACCGGCGCAGCCTGACCCGGCTGGGCTGGGCGCAGTTCTGGGTCGTCATGAGCAACGCGGTGCTCGGCGGCATCGTCGTCCTGGTCGGCCTCAACCCGTACACGGTGGCCGCGCACTTCCTGCTCTCCACCGCGCTCATCGCCGTGGCCGCCGTGATGTGGCACCGCACCGGCGAGGGCGACACCGCCCCGCGTCCGGTGGTCGGCCAGGCGGTGCGGCAGCTGGTGGCGATCCTGGTAGGTGTCACGCTGCTGCTGATCGCGGTGGGCACGGTCGTCACGGGCGCCGGCCCGCACGCGGGTGACTCAAGCGAGGTCCATCGCATCCCGCTGAACTGGGAGAACGTCACCAAGCTGCACGCGGTGCTGGCCTGGATCGTGGTGACGCTGGCCTTCGCCCTGTGGTTCGTCCTGAAGGCGGTGGACGCCCCGCGCGCGCCGCTGGACCGCACCCGCGACCTGTTCCTGGTCCTCCTCGCCCAGGGCGCCGTCGGCTACGTCCAGTACTTCACCGACCTCCCCGAGATCCTGGTCGGCGCCCACATGCTGGGTTCCTGCCTGGTGTGGATCGCCACCCTGCGCGTCCTGCTGTCCCTGCGCGAACGCCCGGCGGACGAGACGGACGCGCCGGGACCGGCCGTCACGGAGACGCCGGTCGCCGCGCACGGCTGA